Proteins encoded by one window of Chaetodon trifascialis isolate fChaTrf1 chromosome 15, fChaTrf1.hap1, whole genome shotgun sequence:
- the eif3g gene encoding eukaryotic translation initiation factor 3 subunit G: MPSIEYDDSKPSWADQVEEEGDEGTLPSPKETIKGNIKTVTEYKIDDDGKKFKIVRTFKIETRKASKAVARRKNWKKFGNSEFDAPGPNVATTTVSDDVFMTFISSKEDLNAQDQDEDPMNKLKGQKIVSCRICKGDHWTTRCPYKDTLGPMQKELAEQLGLSTADKEKPAGSAEPEPAQPAQSKTGKYVPPSLRDGGTRRGESMQPNRRADDNATIRVTNLSEDTRETDLQELFRPFGSISRIYLAKDKNTGQSKGFAFISFHRREDAARAIAGVSGFGYDHLILNVEWAKPSNN, from the exons ATGCCGTCAATTGAATACGACGA ctccaaGCCCAGCTGGGCAGACCAAGTcgaggaagagggagatgaag gcacaCTACCATCCCCCAAGGAAACCATCAAAGGAAACATAAAAACTGTCACAGAATATAAAATAGATGATGACGGAAAGAAGTTCAAG ATTGTGCGGACCTTCAAGATCGAGACAAGGAAAGCTTCAAAAGCTGTTGCCAGGAGAAAG AACTGGAAAAAGTTTGGCaattctgagtttgatgcacCAGGTCCTAATGTTGCCACCaccacagtcagtgatgatgTCTTCATGACTTTCATTTCCAGTAAAGAG GACTTGAACGCCCAAGACCAGGATGAGGATCCAATGAACAAACTTAAAGGACAGAAGATTGTGTCTTGTCGTATTTGCAAAGGCGACCATTGGACCACCCGCTGTCCATACAAGGACACCCTGGGCCCCATGCAGAAGGAGCTGGCTGAACAGCTTGGGCTTTCCACTGCAGACAAGGAGAAGCCTGCTGGCTCTG CGGAACCAGAGCCTGCACAGCCTGCGCAGAGCAAGACTGGGAAGTATGTTCCCCCAAGCCTGAGGGATGGAGGAACGCGAAGAGGGGAGTCCATGCAGCCCAACCGCAGAG CTGATGACAATGCCACTATTCGTGTGACCAATCTGTCTGAGGACACTCGTGAGACAGACTTGCAGGAGCTCTTCAGGCCATTTGGCTCCATCTCAAGGATCTACTTGGCCAAGGACAAGAACACTGGGCAGTCAAAG GGATTTGCCTTTATCAGTTTCCACCGTCGGGAGGATGCAGCCAGAGCCATTGCAGGAGTGTCAGGATTTGGATACGATCATCTTATTCTCAATGTTGAATGGGCCAA ACCGTCAAACAACTGA
- the p2ry11 gene encoding P2Y purinoceptor 11, producing MEHNFSKCEQFQEDLLPSMYGIEFLVALAGNLFALWLLLARERKNWHTGIVLSCNLAISDLLYVLTLPLLIAYYSQKKDWKFGNAMCKIERFLFTCNLYVSIFFIMTISVNRCVALAYPFFTRSHVMPAHAKAVSVIIWVIVGVTSSPVLKFASVCTHNNTIHCVSFCETQGDESPHFAYKIFLAVFGCLVPFLVTFTSYCVVIRVVWRNASITTLEKRKVALLVASVLVLYAISFVPYHVFQIYHLYLKTNGKGYDCVVYNMYQVSKGLATLNMCIHPVLYMAVFDSIRVVCCGKSSEDNSGREMRK from the coding sequence ATGGAGCACAACTTTTCTAAATGTGAGCAGTTTCAAGAGGACCTGCTGCCCTCAATGTATGGGATCGAGTTCCTTGTGGCCCTGGCAGGAAACCTGTTTGccctgtggctgctgctggccaGGGAGAGGAAGAACTGGCACACCGGCATCGTCCTGTCATGCAACCTGGCAATCAGTGACCTGCTGTACGTGCTGACGCTGCCTTTGCTGATTGCCTACTACTCACAGAAGAAAGACTGGAAGTTTGGCAACGCGATGTGTAAAATCGAGAGATTCCTTTTCACCTGCAACCTGTATGTGAGCATCTTCTTCATCATGACCATAAGTGTGAACCGATGTGTGGCCCTGGCGTATCCCTTCTTCACCCGATCCCATGTCATGCCTGCCCACGCCAAGGCCGTCAGCGTCATCATCTGGGTCATCGTGGGAGTCACTTCCAGCCCTGTGTTGAAATTTGCTTCTGTTTGTACGCACAATAACACGATTCATTGCGTGTCCTTCTGTGAGACTCAGGGGGATGAAAGCCCTCATTTCGCTTACAAAATCTTTCTTGCTGTGTTTGGCTGTCTGGTTCCCTTCCTGGTTACTTTCACTTCTTATTGTGTGGTTATTCGGGTGGTATGGAGGAACGCCAGCATAACCACACTGGAGAAACGCAAGGTAGCTCTGTTAGTTGCATCAGTGCTTGTGCTGTATGCCATTTCTTTTGTGCCATACCATGTCTTTCAGATCTATCACTTGTACTTGAAGACCAATGGTAAGGGCTATGACTGTGTGGTCTACAACATGTACCAAGTTTCCAAGGGACTGGCCACTCTGAACATGTGTATCCATCCAGTCCTTTACATGGCTGTGTTTGACAGTATACGTGTAGTTTGTTGTGGTAAGAGCTCAGAGGACAACAGCgggagagagatgaggaagtAG